Proteins found in one Megachile rotundata isolate GNS110a chromosome 14, iyMegRotu1, whole genome shotgun sequence genomic segment:
- the LOC143265759 gene encoding zinc finger X-chromosomal protein-like, with translation MPKNYQRNCNYPMLPLMKNLATLWMAKRVEFPYRCETCGKGYQHRATLVRHTRHECGKEPQFKCPYCTHRTKQRGNLYQHISSWPPFHSPYNGASSIPSNVSGFKIPPKSGKGLDRKPGCFRCPRCSKGYRWLRNMRNHLKIQCGKDPNECCPYCPYRTKYKSSLQRHIRGIHFGR, from the exons ATGCCGAAGAACTATCAAAGGAATTGCAACTACCCGATGCTGCCGTTGATGAAGAACCTGGCGACCCTCTGGATGGCGAAGCGGGTCGAGTTTCCGTATCGATGCGAGACGTGCGGCAAAGGGTACCAGCATCGCGCCACCTTGGTCAGGCACACCAGACACGAGTGCGGCAAGGAGCCGCAGTTCAAGTGTCCCTATTGCACCCACAGAACCAAGCAACGCGGCAATCTTTATCAACACAT AAGCAGTTGGCCACCGTTCC ACAGTCCTTACAACGGAGCGTCGTCGATACCCTCGAACGTTTCGGGCTTCAAGATACCTCCAAAGTCCGGCAAAGGTTTGGACAGAAAACCGGGATGCTTTCGGTGTCCGAGATGCAGCAAAGGCTACCGTTGGCTCCGAAACATGAGGAATCATTTGAAGATTCAGTGCGGCAAGGATCCGAACGAGTGTTGTCCGTACTGTCCCTATAGAACGAAGTACAAGAGCAGCTTGCAGAGACACATTCGCGGGATTCATTTTGGACGATGA